The Rhodoligotrophos appendicifer sequence GCGGCCGCGCAGAAGATCAAGAAGCACAATGGCGAGACGCCGCACCTTGACCTGATCGAGAACCCCGACATTCTCCGCACCCTCGCCACCTCCGATCGGCGCCCCCGCCTGGTCGTCGGCTTCGCTGCCGAAACCGAGAATGTGGTCGATAACGCGCGCACGAAGCTGGCGAAGAAGGGCTGCGACTGGATCGTCGCCAATGATGTCTCGCCGGGGACGGGCATCATGGGGGGCGCGAACAACACCGTTCACCTCGTCACGGCGGATTCGGTGGAGGATTGGCCGAATCTGCCCAAGATCCGGGTGGCGGAGCGCCTGGTCGCAAGAATTGCCGGCGCCTTGTCGGATGTCGAACCGTGACGGTCGCCATTGCGGTCCGCCGCCTCGACCATGGCGCAGACCTGCCCTTGCCGGCATACGAAACGGACCAGGCCGCCGGCATGGATCTGCGGGCCGCCATCACCGCACCGCTCACCCTCTCTCCGGGCGAGCGCAGCCTCGTCCCCTCTGGCCTGGCGATCGCCCTGCCCCCGGGATACGAGGCCCAGATCCGCCCGCGCTCCGGGCTGGCCCTGAAGCACGGGGTCACCTGCCTCAACACCCCCGGCACGATCGACGCCGATTACCGTGGCGAGATCAAGGTGCTGCTCATCAATCTCGGCCGGGAGCCGCTGACCATCGAGCGCGGCGATCGCATTGCACAGATGATCGTGAGCCCCGTCTCCCGTGCCTCCTGGCGGGAGGTCGCGAGCCTCGACGACACCAGTCGCGGAGCGGGCGGATTTGGATCCTCGGGGCGGGCATGAGGCTCACCGATGACGAGTTGGAGCGCTATTCCCGACACATCCTGCTGAAGGAGGTCGGCGGCCCCGGCCAGCAGCGGCTGAAATCGGCCCAGGTTCTGGTGATCGGCGCCGGCGGCCTGGGGGCCCCGGTCCTGCTTTACCTTGCCGCAGCCGGCATCGGGACGCTGGGGATCGTCGACGATGACACCGTTTCTCTGTCCAACCTGCAGCGCCAGATCATCCATGATACCCCGGGACTTGGCAGTGCGAAGACCGAAAGCGCAGCCGCCGCGATCCGCCGGCTGAACCCCGGCGTCGCCGTTCGCTCCCACCGGCAGAGGCTCACGGCCGATAATGCTCTGGCGCTGGTCACGGACTATCACATCGTCGCCGATGGCTCGGACAATTTCGAGACCCGCAGCCTCGTCGCCGATGCCTGCGAGCAAGCCCGCATCCCTCTGGTCTCCGCCGCCGTCGGCCGCTTCGATGGCCAGATCACCACCTTCAAGCCTCATGAACGCCGCCCCGATGGCTCGCCCTACCCCACCTATCGCAGCCTCTACCCCGAGGCCCCCGCTCCCGGGTCCATGCCCAGCTGCGACGAGGTCGGCATCATCGGCGCGTTGACGGGCATCATCGGCTCGATGCAGGCCCTCGAGGTGATCAAGGAAATCCTGGGGATCGGCGACAGCCTCGCCGGCCGGCTCCTGATGTACGACGCCCTCGGCCCCCGCATCTACGAAGCCAGGATCTAAGCCCCACCCTCGTCATCCTGGCCGGAGCGCAGCGCAGAGCCGGGACCCCATTCGGCTCGGGGACCCCATGCCGCGCCCGAGCCCGTGAGCACCGGAAGTGACCCGCGCCAAAACGGCCGGCAGGAGTGAGATGGCTCAGATCATGTTGGGCAGCACGCGATCGGGAGGCGTATGCCCGTCGATGAAGGTCTTGATGTTGATGATGACCTTTTCGCCCATGTCGACACGGCCCTCGATCGTCGCCGAACCCATATGGGGCAGCAGCACCGCCCGCGGATTCTTGATCAGCCGAGGATTGACTGCCGGCTCGTGCTCGAACACGTCAAGCCCGGCGCCGCCCAGTTCGCCCGCCTCCAGCATCCGCGCCAGCGCATTCTCGTCGATCACCTCGCCGCGCGAGGTGTTGACGATGATCGCGCTCGGCTTCATGAGCCGCAATCGCCGCGCATTCAGCAGATGGTAGGTGCCGGGCGTATGGGGGCAGTTCACCGAGATCACGTCCATGCGGGCGAGCATCTGGTCGAGGCTCTCCCAATAGGTCGCCTCCAACTCCTCTTCCAGCCGCGCGCTCACCGGTCGCCGATTGTGATAGTGGATCTGCAGTCCGAACGCCTTCGCCCGCCGCGCCACCGCCGAGCCGATGCGTCCCATGCCGACGATGCCAAGCCGCTTTCCGTAGATGCGATGCCCCAGCATCCAGGTGGGCGACCAGCCGGTCCAGGCGGTATCGCTGCCGATCACGGCCGCGCCTTCGGTCAACCGCCGGGCGACGGCGAGAATCAGCGCCATCGTCATGTCTGCGGTGTCTTCCGTCAGCACCCCGGGCGTATTGGTGACGATGATTCCGCGCATGTTCGCGGTTTCCACGTCGATATTGTCCACCCCTGTGCCGAAATTGGCGATCAGCTTCAGCTGAGGCCCTGCCTGCGACAATACGGCCTTGTCGATCCGGTCCGTCACGGTGGGCACCAGCACGTCGGCAGTCTTCACCGCCTCGACGAGATCGGCATGTCCCACCGGATGGTCGTCGAGATTGAGCCGCGTATTGAAGAGCTCGCGCATACGCGTCTCCACCACGTCGGGCAGCTTGCGCGTTACAATTACCAGCGGCTTACGCTTCGTCATTGAAGCCCCTCCTCGACGCGGCACGGGGTGCGGCGTTCCCGCTCAGCCCTCCATAAGGCTGAGGCACACTCTTTAAGTCGGGACCGGGCTTGTGTAAACTCCGCACGCATCGGAGCAGACCTTTCGACCAGCCCGTCTCCACAAGAGGGCGAAATCGGCTTTGGGAGCGATTTCAAGGTTTTGGCGCCCGGACATTGGATTGAAGAGACTGGGTGATTCGCTGATGTTCCAGAAACGAATTCACGCGGGAAATCTCGCGTTCGTTTCGCTCATCCTGATGATGGCTTGCGTCGGGGCCGCGTTGGGCCCCCGCGGTAACGCAATTGCGAACGAAGATCAGCAGGCGGCGGCCGCCGCTGGCCGGGATGTCGGCCCCAGTGGCCTGCCGGTGCCGCGGTTCGTCAGCCTGAAATCGGATAAGGTGAATGTCCGTCGGGGCCCCAGCAGCGAGCATCAGGTCGCCTGGGTCTACGAGCGTCGCAGTCTGCCGGTGGAGATCATCGCCGAGTTTGAGAACTGGCGCCGGATCCGGGACAGTGACGGCGAGGAGGGTTGGGTCTATCACAGCCTGCTGTCGAGCACGCGCACCGCTGTCGTCTCGCCCTGGAAGCATGGGACTTCGGCATTGCTTTACCAACAGCCGAACAACGGTAGTCGTGCAGTGGCGAAGGTCGAGTCGGGTGTGCTCGCGAATGTGAGTCGCTGTTCAGGCACTTGGTGTCAGCTGGAGATCAGCGGGTATAGCGGCTGGCTTGAGCAGAATACGCTCTGGGGCGTCTATCCCGGCGAAAGGATCGATCCCTGAGGCGATCGTCCTGATCTGGCGAGGAACGCCGGGTCGCACCCTTGATGATGCGAAGATTTACGGCCCGTGTCGAAGATGGACCGTCTTATCCTTCGTCGGAAAGGCGAATGATCACGTCGATCCGTGTGATCGAGGTTCCGTCCGGAGCCTCCGGGATGCCGACCACCTGCAGGTCTTCACTTTCGATGTCGAGCAGGGTGCCCGTGCTCTCGATGAAGAAATGATAATGGTTTGAGGTATTGGTGTCGAAATAGGTCTTGGCACCCTCCACCGCGACTTCGCGCAGCAGACCGGCCCGGGTGAACTGGTTCAACGTGTTGTAGACGGTGGCCAGGGACACGGGCACCCGGGCGAACACTGCCTCTTCATGGAGCTCTTCGGCCGTGACATGGCGATCGCCGACGCTGAAGAGGATCCGGGCGAGCGAAACGCGTTGCCGCGTAGGCCTCAATCCGGAATGACGCAGCTTTGCCACGACCATCGCCTCTCCGGCCTGTGCAACGGGTTCCATCATCTTAACCTTCGGTCCCTTCGGCACGAATGGCGTGCCGGTCCAGCAGTGAGAACGTCTCGCAATTACCATTTGTGAGCCACAGCGGCAAGCAGCATTCCGTCGCATAGTATGG is a genomic window containing:
- the dut gene encoding dUTP diphosphatase; protein product: MTVAIAVRRLDHGADLPLPAYETDQAAGMDLRAAITAPLTLSPGERSLVPSGLAIALPPGYEAQIRPRSGLALKHGVTCLNTPGTIDADYRGEIKVLLINLGREPLTIERGDRIAQMIVSPVSRASWREVASLDDTSRGAGGFGSSGRA
- a CDS encoding HesA/MoeB/ThiF family protein → MRLTDDELERYSRHILLKEVGGPGQQRLKSAQVLVIGAGGLGAPVLLYLAAAGIGTLGIVDDDTVSLSNLQRQIIHDTPGLGSAKTESAAAAIRRLNPGVAVRSHRQRLTADNALALVTDYHIVADGSDNFETRSLVADACEQARIPLVSAAVGRFDGQITTFKPHERRPDGSPYPTYRSLYPEAPAPGSMPSCDEVGIIGALTGIIGSMQALEVIKEILGIGDSLAGRLLMYDALGPRIYEARI
- a CDS encoding 2-hydroxyacid dehydrogenase, translating into MTKRKPLVIVTRKLPDVVETRMRELFNTRLNLDDHPVGHADLVEAVKTADVLVPTVTDRIDKAVLSQAGPQLKLIANFGTGVDNIDVETANMRGIIVTNTPGVLTEDTADMTMALILAVARRLTEGAAVIGSDTAWTGWSPTWMLGHRIYGKRLGIVGMGRIGSAVARRAKAFGLQIHYHNRRPVSARLEEELEATYWESLDQMLARMDVISVNCPHTPGTYHLLNARRLRLMKPSAIIVNTSRGEVIDENALARMLEAGELGGAGLDVFEHEPAVNPRLIKNPRAVLLPHMGSATIEGRVDMGEKVIINIKTFIDGHTPPDRVLPNMI
- a CDS encoding SH3 domain-containing protein, whose amino-acid sequence is MFQKRIHAGNLAFVSLILMMACVGAALGPRGNAIANEDQQAAAAAGRDVGPSGLPVPRFVSLKSDKVNVRRGPSSEHQVAWVYERRSLPVEIIAEFENWRRIRDSDGEEGWVYHSLLSSTRTAVVSPWKHGTSALLYQQPNNGSRAVAKVESGVLANVSRCSGTWCQLEISGYSGWLEQNTLWGVYPGERIDP
- the irrA gene encoding iron response transcriptional regulator IrrA, translated to MMEPVAQAGEAMVVAKLRHSGLRPTRQRVSLARILFSVGDRHVTAEELHEEAVFARVPVSLATVYNTLNQFTRAGLLREVAVEGAKTYFDTNTSNHYHFFIESTGTLLDIESEDLQVVGIPEAPDGTSITRIDVIIRLSDEG